A genomic region of Anopheles coustani chromosome 3, idAnoCousDA_361_x.2, whole genome shotgun sequence contains the following coding sequences:
- the LOC131271594 gene encoding protein phosphatase PTC7 homolog — translation MRSWTTRWLSRALHQNWQAASTSAENKPRAYSRFISVASGFPKNLAQSKYKPGKMGDDAWFIANTKTADVLGVADGVGGWRSYGIDPGEFAMVLMRNCERLVKFARFDPVKPVNLIASGYRELRANRKSILGSSTACIVVFNREDSSIYTANIGDSGFIIVRKGEIVHRSEDQQHYFNTPFQLSLPPPGHTDVLSDSPESANTTSFPVCNGDVILVATDGVFDNVPIRLLVDTLHGVEGENDQVKLQMCANSIALMARSLSFDSKFLSPFSLNARRNNINAMGGKPDDITVVLATVAL, via the exons ATGCGCTCCTGGACGACACGATGGCTATCGAGGGCGCTACATCAAAATTGGCAAGCTGCGAGTACGAGTGCAGAGAACAAACCTCGCGCATACTCGCGCTTCATATCCGTTGCCAGTGGCTTCCCAAAGAACTTGGCCCAATCGAAGTACAAACCTGGTAAGATGGGCGACGACGCGTGGTTCATTGCGAATACCAAAACGGCGGATGTCTTGG GTGTCGCTGATGGGGTCGGCGGATGGCGCAGTTATGGAATAGATCCAGGCGAGTTTGCGATGGTGCTGATGAGGAATTGTGAGCGGCTGGTAAAATTTGCACGCTTCGATCCAGTCAAACCGGTGAATCTGATAGCATCCGGATATCGGGAATTACGGGCCAACAGAAAAAGCATTCTGG GTAGTAGTACAGCGTGTATAGTGGTGTTTAATCGCGAAGATAGTAGCATTTACACGGCCAACATCGGCGACAGCGGTTTCATCATAGTGCGAAAAGGGGAAATAGTGCATCGCAGCGAGGACCAGCAGCACTATTTTAACACACCGTTTCAGCTATCGTTACCACCGCCCGGCCATACCGATGTGCTGAGCGATAGTCCTGAGTCTGCAAATACGACCTCCTTCCCGGTGTGCAATGGGGATGTCATCCTCGTCGCTACGGATGGTGTGTTTGATAACGTTCCGATTAGGTTACTAGTCGATACTCTACATGGG GTTGAAGGTGAAAACGATCAGGTTAAGCTGCAGATGTGTGCAAATTCGATTGCCCTTATGGCAAGGTCACTGTCTTTCGATAGTAAGTTTCTGTCACCGTTTTCTCTAAACGCCAGGAGAAATAATATCAATGCAATGG GGGGAAAACCAGATGATATAACCGTAGTGCTAGCAACTGTGGCTCTGTAA
- the LOC131271590 gene encoding U4/U6 small nuclear ribonucleoprotein Prp4 produces the protein MSDSEQSVYAKRTKTIHYGSLEESDRWHVERKDNEVDVSAKTDYSQLTTAEYMNLDAEVAKDRAALLEEFERRKKARLIHVSTDDGEVKNALRKLNEPICYFGEGPADRRMRLKDLLSALGEKGLPASKPAKEEEKPKSQQKETNESTWYHEGPESLRVARFWIANYSLARAKKRLEDASEKVRQHSATKAGRMVELQKRIQQLAPQCSQVGDTRPITGCRMNEDSTLLLTCSLSSLCKVWSVPDCTLKQTLRGHKCNVSDVAFRPGVATDSNAEVAMASCSFDGSVKLWSHDSEESIADINGHVPHRVAKLAFHPSGRFLGTACYDASWRLWDLQQKQEVLHQEGHTKAVHCIAFQVDGSVCVTGGLDGFGRVWDLRTGRCIMFLEGHLSAIYGVDFSPNGYHIVTGSQDNSCKIWDLRRRQMVYTIPAHTNLISDVKYQKNGGNFLVTSSYDKTAKIWSDKTWQPLKTLSGHDGRLVGVDISHDSQYIVTASYDRTFKLWAWD, from the exons ATGTCGGATAGTGAGCAAAGCGTGTATGCCAAGCGCACGAAAACAATTCATTACGGATCACTGGAAGAATCCGATCGCTGGCATGTCGAACGGAAGGATAATGAAGTCGATGTTTCGGCCAAGACGGACTACAGTCAGCTAACGACAGCGGAGTACATGAACTTGGACGCAGAAGT CGCCAAAGACAGAGCTGCACTACTGGAGGAATTTGAACGGCGAAAAAAGGCTCGGCTCATTCATGTCAGCACGGACGACGGCGAGGTAAAGAATGCACTTCGGAAGCTGAACGAGCCCATTTGCTACTTTGGCGAGGGTCCCGCCGACCGACGTATGCGATTAAAGGATCTTCTCTCAGC GCTCGGCGAAAAGGGACTGCCTGCATCGAAACCGGccaaagaggaagaaaaacccaaaagtcaGCAGAAGGAAACAAACGAGTCTACGTGGTACCACGAGGGACCGGAAAGTTTACGTGTAGCACGCTTCTGGATCGCAAACTATTCCCTTGCGAGGGCTAAGAAACGGTTGGAGGATGCGAGCGAGAAAGTTCGACAGCATTCAGCCACCAAGGCGGGACGAATGGTTGAACTTCAAAAGCGCATCCAGCAGCTTGCCCCACAGTGTAGTCAGGTGGGGGACACACGTCCAATCACTGGATGTCGCATGAACGAAGATTCGACGCTGCTGTTGACGTGTAGTTT GAGTTCCCTATGTAAGGTTTGGTCGGTTCCTGATTGCACCCTCAAGCAGACACTTCGTGGGCACAAATGCAACGTAAGTGATGTAGCCTTCCGGCCGGGTGTTGCCACCGATAGTAACGCGGAAGTAGCGATGGCTTCTTGTAGCTTCGACGGTTCTGTGAAGCTGTGGTCTCACGACAGCGAAGAGTCGATCGCGGACATTAACGGACATGTGCCGCACCGCGTAGCCAAGCTGGCCTTTCATCCGTCCGGACGGTTCCTCGGGACGGCCTGCTACGATGCATCCTGGAGACTGTGGGATCTGCAGCAGAAGCAGGAGGTGCTTCACCAGGAAGGGCATACCAAGGCGGTTCATTGTATAGCGTTCCAGGTAGACGGCAGTGTGTGTGTAACGGG AGGACTGGATGGTTTTGGAAGAGTGTGGGACCTGCGGACTGGGCGTTGTATCATGTTTCTCGAAGGTCATCTGAGTGCCATCTATGGTGTGGATTTCTCCCCCAATGGATACCATATCGTAACAGGCAGCCAGGACAATTCATGCAAG ATTTGGGATCTTCGAAGACGACAAATGGTGTACACTATACCAGCCCATACGAATCTTATATCGGACGTTAAATATCAGAAAAATGGTGGTAATTTTCTCGTTACTAGCAGTTACGACAAAACGGCGAAG ATTTGGTCCGACAAAA
- the LOC131271587 gene encoding SCY1-like protein 2, producing the protein MDAINKFYTSVSQTVSTLSSVFSGNPLTKEYDIAEHIGSAGSELVWKIYTGSKRSTKEAASIFAFDKKQLELFTKDEREEICENIRRGVVQLTKIRHPQVLTVQHAMEESRDTIAFATEPVVASVANLLGNTANVSNSGLLAEYKLSEFDIKYGVFELIKGIQFLHDEAQLIHRNICTENIVVNRQGVWKLFGFGFCWSKRTPGAPVMNHYFKNRLLGNPGSKWTAPELILENSCNESTDIYSLGILIYTIYSRENIPSPDASMDLYGYKQSVTKLSNQGPSKLNAVPEVLRGEVKRMLSVNPQSRPTLQSLVQISYFCDNYVQCLDNLETLFPKDNLEKSEFYKRLSQIIGEFPHRVRLYRILPSLVKEFVNCSMIPFVLTNILTITASCTQAEYMQHISSHLRPVMLLDEPVQIMLIFFQNLDVLLKVCPSEEVRASVLPLVYKALESKSQQIQELCLSIIPSLVVHLEKPTIKAGLVPRIKTLCSGTNLVSVRVKCLLCLGQLATKIDKWVMIDDIVAFLPSVNCREPAVIMAIVGVYKISFATEGLGIPKDVLACKVLPHLFPMTIVNGLSLQQFNAIISLIKEFTRKIEDEQGDKLGSKTPISASASNGSLQEKQKSALQNDLQQSFGSLGMDAYGDFMQSTTTPQQTQRTLTSPMQLAKPQQPIQHSSTLNWTVPPVTTTAKENSNKFNLFAQQQQQNVSPLSTSSSSTSSSSSSAMKLRKTDTPLALLPPPAPAIAVPMATGPTVPSAWLSNLNGPTMLSNVTAPKKLESSTIPNPYGQLQPLIPTPTQKTRDTGKSSSSPMLSKEDIMEFLQK; encoded by the exons ATGGACgccataaacaaattttacacCTCCGTCTCGCAAACGGTATCCACCTTATCTTCGGTATTTTCCGGAAATCCTCTGACGAAAGAGTATGACATCGCGGAACATATTGGATCTGCTGGTTCAG AACTGGTATGGAAAATTTACACGGGCAGCAAACGTTCCACGAAAGAAGCGGCTTCGATTTTCGCGTTCGATAAGAAGCAGCTAGAATTGTTCACCAAAGATGAGCGGGAGGAGATATGCGAAAATATACGCCGAGGTGTGGTCCAGCTGACCAAGATACGCCATCCACAGGTCCTGACGGTGCAGCACGCAATGGAGGAGAGCCGTGACACGATAGCGTTCGCCACCGAACCGGTGGTGGCTAGCGTGGCCAACTTGCTCGGAAACACCGCGAACGTCTCTAACAGTGGCTTGCTGGCGGAATACAAACTGTCCGAGTTCGACATAAAGTATGGTGTATTTGAGCTCATCAAGGGCATTCAGTTCCTACATGACGAGGCTCAGCTCATACACCGGAACATCTGCACGGAAAATATTGTCGTCAACAGGCAGGGAGTgtggaagttgtttgggttTGGGTTTTGCTGGAGCAAACGGACGCCCGGTGCACCTGTGATGAATCATTACTTTAAAAACCGCCTGCTGGGCAATCCGGGTTCCAAGTGGACGGCACCGGAGCTAATTCTGGAAAATAGTTGTAATGAGTCAACCGATATTTATTCACTAG gaattttaatttatacaaTTTATTCCCGAGAAAACATTCCATCGCCGGATGCTTCAATGGATCTGTACGGATACAAGCAATCGGTGACGAAACTTAGCAACCAAGGGCCATCGAAGTTGAACGCTGTACCGGAGGTGCTTCGGGGCGAGGTGAAGCGAATGTTAAGCGTTAACCCGCAGTCTCGCCCAACATTACAGTCATTAGTGCAG aTTTCATACTTTTGCGACAACTACGTGCAATGTCTAGATAATTTGGAAACACTCTTTCCAAAGGATAACTTAGAAAAGTCGGAGTTCTACAAACGGCTCTCGCAGATAATAGGAGAATTTCCGCACCGTGTCCGTCTGTACCGCATCCTTCCGTCGCTGGTGAAGGAGTTCGTCAACTGCTCGATGATTCCGTTCGTGCTCACGAACATCCTTACCATTACGGCGAGCTGCACGCAGGCCGAGTACATGCAGCACATCAGCTCCCATTTGCGGCCGGTGATGTTGCTGGACGAGCCCGTCCAAATTATGCTGATATTCTTCCAGAACCTCGACGTCCTGCTGAAGGTGTGTCCCTCGGAGGAAGTGAGAGCCAGCGTGCTACCGCTCGTGTACAAAGCGCTCGAATCAAAATCGCAGCAAATTCAAGAGCTGTGTCTCTCGATCATTCCCTCGCTGGTGGTGCATCTCGAAAAGCCAACGATCAAGGCCGGCCTGGTGCCGCGCATCaagacactatgttcgggcacGAACCTTGTGTCGGTACGGGTAAAGTGTTTGCTCTGCCTCGGTCAGCTGGCGACGAAAATCGACAAATGGGTGATGATAGACGATATTGTAGCCTTCCTGCCATCCGTCAACTGTCGCGAACCGGCTGTAATCATGGCCATCGTTG GTGTTTACAAAATATCGTTCGCCACGGAAGGCCTAGGCATACCGAAAGATGTGCTTGCTTGCAAAGTTCTTCCGCACCTCTTCCCGATGACCATCGTGAACGGCCTTTCGTTGCAACAGTTCAATGCCATCATTTCACTCATAAAAGAGTTCACGCGTAAAATAGAGGACGAACAAGGAGACAAGTTGGGAAGCAAAACGCCGATTTCGGCCAGCGCAAGTAATGGCAGTCTGCaggaaaaacagaaatccGCACTACAAAACGATCTTCAGCAATCCTTCGGAAGCCTGGGAATGGACGCCTATGGGGATTTTATGCAATCTACCACAACGCCCCAGCAGACTCAACGGACGCTTACGTCTCCGATGCAGCTCGCCAAGCCCCAGCAGCCAATTCAACATTCCAG CACACTTAACTGGACCGTTCCGCCGGTTACAACGACGGCAAAGGAGAACAGCAACAAGTTTAACCTCTTcgcgcagcaacaacaacagaatgTTTCTCCATTATCAacctcctcttcctccacctcatcgtcctcctcgtcggcGATGAAGCTACGGAAGACGGATACCCCACTAGCGTTACTTCCGCCGCCCGCACCGGCCATAGCGGTGCCAATGGCCACCGGGCCAACGGTTCCCAGTGCATGGTTGAGCAATCTTAACGGCCCAACAATGTTATCAAACGTGACCGCACCAAAAAAACTCGAGTCCTCCACAATACCCAATCCGTACGGCCAGCTGCAACCGCTCATTCCTACACCAACGCAAAAGACTCGCGACACGGGAAAATCGAGCTCGAGCCCGATGCTATCGAAGGAGGACATTATGgagtttttacaaaaataa
- the LOC131260085 gene encoding dynein regulatory complex protein 1 homolog, whose translation MDIEEIVNEDKSPDPVLNTAATKNAANPLFLSLVESALLEGRSQSIVESFVRDSRFRKKNIPLNYVEDKERIRICLDNADKRIAELMRDGLELIEDVRVACDRHEVERRMAEADIKENLLSKIHSESVDSIAKFQTTYEKWTEIKELKDPMLMNDELQLQKNRVEELLKQKDIIITECRKELQAADERYARDIRKQIVDIQSLVHRADTEVEAMKSILKENLDLIQGSVEEERIILQNAANFNWNDVYSKRATNERIKVKQKKERLLANLTEIEQIELDYVETTRATRIKLDKDTQALAIELQKIKTNTTLNSEKLDYSFQVLKKREDENLMVKNAQKRRLAKLHETIFTLRNKLKDTKTSYYIETEKMAKMIEKLHHSVEHIRSKLECSKKAYDKRVRTIWNMNRDECFEIIKHISSIDKILVEQHLNRRWTNSLTTISDVLLQYDPLCTPKLPSTAKTKKSLTNMKDEQKNDFPMLESLLQQSKFLSDKKLDTTLQGQSLDSCGITLICLDNVLNALGIHDMEGVRHLQSTQTEIQRFNNGDESGSEISCIEKETDRENRALSTSRDLLALKKFCQDDEEFLQSGGETKPDGKPTLTDTRKFWNSFKNIFLPNQVKVWNTMEESLSKYLQVLRERQTLDIECSFLRKQNQELQHIMQKMLIKPMNDDL comes from the exons ATGGATATCGAGGAAATTGTGAACGAAGATAAAAGTCCCGATCCTGTCCTGAATACAGCAGCAACAAAGAATGCAGCAAATCCGCTGTTTCTCAGTTTAGTTGAATCCGCTTTATTGGAAGGAAGATCTCAAAGCATTGTTGAAAGCTTCGTTCGGGATAGTCGCTTCCGCAAAAAGaa CATTCCGTTAAATTATGTCGAAGATAAGGAACGAATTCGCATCTGTTTGGACAATGCAGACAAACGCATTGCTGAGCTTATGCGGGATGGCCTGGAACTTATCGAGGATGTGCGGGTTGCATGTGATAGACATGAAGTTGAACGCCGGATGGCCGAAGCGGATATCAAGGAGA ATCTCCTGAGTAAAATCCACAGCGAGTCCGTTGATTCGATCGCCAAATTTCAAACAACCTACGAAAAGTGGACCGAAATCAAGGAACTGAAGGATCCCATGCTAATGAACGACGAATTGCAGTTGCAGAAAAATCGCGTAGAAGAGCTTCTTAAACAAAAGGATATAATAATAACGGAATGCAGAAAGGAGCTACAGGCAGCCGACGAGCGATACGCAAGGGACATACGCAAGCAGATTGTTGATATTCAAAGCCTAGTCCATCGAGCCGATACGGAAGTGGAAGCGATGAAGAGTATTCTGAAGGAAAACTTAGATCTCATACAAGGATCAG TTGAAGAGGAAAGAATTATTTTGCAAAATGCGGCTAACTTCAATTGGAACGATGTGTATTCTAAACGGGCCACAAATGAGCGCATCAAAgtaaaacagaagaaagaaCGA ttgTTGGCCAACTTGACTGAGATTGAACAGATTGAGCTAGACTACGTGGAAACAACACGTGCGACAAGAATTAAACTGGACAAAGATACGCAAGCATTGGCCATTGAActgcagaagatcaaaacCAATACAACATTAAACTCAGAAAAGCTAGATTATAGTTTCCAAGTTCTGAAGAAACGTGAGGACGAAAATTTGATGGTAAAGAACGCTCAGAAACGTCGATTGGCTAAGTTGCACGAAACCATTTTCACCTTGCGCAACAAGTTAAAGGACACAAAAACTTCATACTACATCGAGACGGAGAAAATGGCAAAGATGATAGAAAAGTTACATCACAGTGTGGAACATATACGAAGCAAGTTAGAGTGCTCCAAAAAGGCGTATGATAAAAGG GTACGGACGATCTGGAATATGAATCGCGACGAGTGTTTCGAAATCATCAAGCATATTTCTTCAATCGACAAAATTCTTGTAGAGCAGCATCTTAATCGAAGATGGACGAATAGTCTTACTACGATCTCGGACGTTCTTCTTCAGTATGATCCTTTGTGCACTCCAAAGTTACCAAGCACCGCTAAAA CtaaaaaaagtttaaccaATATGAAGGATGAACAGAAGAACGATTTTCCAATGTTAGAATCATTGCTTCAGCAGTCCAAGTTTCTGAGCGATAAAAAACTAGACACTACTTTGCAAGGTCAGAGTCTGGATAGTTGCGGAATAACACTTATCTGCTTGGACAACGTGTTGAATGCCCTGGGAATACATGACATGGAAGGGGTTCGCCATCTGCAATCAACCCAAACAGAGATTCAGCGGTTCAATAACGGTGACGAAAGTGGTTCAGAA ATATCATGTattgaaaaggaaaccgaTCGTGAAAACAGGGCTCTTTCTACTTCCCGCGATCTGCTGGCGCTAAAAAAGTTTTGCCAAGATGACGAAGAATT TCTCCAATCAGGGGGAGAAACGAAACCCGACGGAAAGCCGACTCTAACCGATACGCGTAAATTTTGGAACtcgtttaaaaacattttcctccccaaCCAGGTTAAAGTGTGGAACACAATGGAGGAAAGTTTGAGCAAATATTTGCAG GTTCTTCGTGAAAGGCAAACACTGGACATAGAATGCAGCTTTCTACGGAAACAAAACCAAGAGTTGCAACATATTATGCAAAAAATGCTCATTAAACCAATGAACGATGATTTGTAG